In the Desulfosporosinus acidiphilus SJ4 genome, AGCAACGAAGGAACTCTTGACAAAGATTCTCCAAGATAATAAATTAAGCACGGAAGACTTAGTGAGTGCAATTTTTACGGTGACAGCGGACTTAAATGCAGATTTTCCTGCATCGAGTGCCCGTGAGATTGGCTGGCAGCTGGTTCCCCTGCTTTGCGCCACGGAAATACCTGTCCCAGGTTCGCTTAAGCGCTGCATTCGAGTCTTAATTCATGCTAATACCGACTGCACCCAGAGAGAGATAAAGCATATTTTTTTGCGTGAGGCCGCAGGCTTACGCAAAGATCTCTTGGAGACATGCGAATAATTTAATTTGTTATAGTATAGGGGTTGTGGAGACAACCCCTTTTGTGGTAATATAAATTCAATTTATTTCCCGAAGATGTATGTACGGGCT is a window encoding:
- the aroH gene encoding chorismate mutase, which translates into the protein MVRGIRGATTVLHNDAGEIREATKELLTKILQDNKLSTEDLVSAIFTVTADLNADFPASSAREIGWQLVPLLCATEIPVPGSLKRCIRVLIHANTDCTQREIKHIFLREAAGLRKDLLETCE